CATGGGCGGTGCCAGCTCCACCATCAAGCATGGCCCGCTGGTCTATGACCAGACCGGCCGGGTCGCCACCATCGACGGCAAGATGGTGGAGCTGTCGGCACGCGAGCTGGGTCTGCTCGAGGTGCTGCTGCAACGCGCAGGCCGCCTGGTCAGCAAGGACCAGCTGGTGGAGCGCCTGTGCGAATGGGGCGAGGAGGTGAGCAACAATGCCATCGAGGTCTATATCCACCGGCTGCGCAAGAAGATCGAGAAAGGGCCGATCCGCATCGCCACCGTGCGTGGCCTCGGCTACTGCCTGGAAAAAATAACCCCCCCCTGAGCGGCTTTGCCTAGGCGGCCCCGCCGCTTCCCCCCAGGGGGACGGCAGCCTTTGCTTCGGGGCGGCCCTCGCTGGCTGCCTCTTGGATGAGATAGCGCACCAGCCATGAAGATCTTTCAGCGTGAGCAGCGATCCCTCTTTGGCGAGATCCTCGACTGGATGCTCACGCCGCTGCTGCTGCTCTGGCCCGTGAGCCTGGCGCTGACCTGGCTGGTGGCCCAGGGCCTGGCCAACAAGCCCTTCGATCGCGCACTGGAGTACAACGCCCAGGCCCTGGCCCAGCTGGTCATCGTGCAGCGCGGCAAGGTGCAGTTCAATCTGCCGCAGTCCGCCAGCGAGATCCTGCGCGCCGATGAGTCGGACACGGTGTTCTTCCAGGTCCGCGGCACCAGGGGCGAATATCTGGCCGGCGAACGCGACCTGCCCCGCCCGCCTACCACCGATGAGGACCCGCCCACGGGCACGGTGCTGCTGCGCGACGAGGAATACAAGGGCATAGACCTGCGCGTGGCCTATATCTGGGTGCGCATGCCGCTGCCCGGCGAGCCCAGCGCCCTGGTGCAGGTCGCCGAAACGCGCGAAAAGCGCAGCGTGCTGGCCACGGAAATCATCAAGGGCGTGATGCTGCCGCAGTTCGTCATCCTGCCGCTGGCCGCGCTGCTGGTGTGGCTGGCGCTGGCGCGCGGCATCAAGCCGCTGCACCGGCTGGAGGAACGCATCCGCGCGCGCAAGCCCGAAGATCTCTCGCCCATCAACCACAAGGATGTGCCGCTGGAAGTGGTGCCGCTGGTCGACTCGGTCAACGATCTGCTGCAGCGTCTGCATGACTCCATCGCCACGCAAAAGCGCTTTCTGGCCGACGCCGCCCACCAGTTGAAGACCCCGCTGGCGGGGCTGCGCATGCAGGCCGACCTGGCCCAGCGCGAGGGCACGAATACCGAAGATCTGAAGCGCTCGCTGGCGCAGATCGGCCGCTCCAGCATGCGCGCCACGCATACCGTCAACCAGTTGCTGGCGCTGGCGCGGGCCGAGAGCGCCGTACCCGCCATGCAGGGCTGCAACCTCGTGCGCATCGTCACTGAGGTGGTGCAGGACTGCCTGCCGCGCGCCATGGACAAGCACATCGACCTGGGCTACGAGGGCGCCGGCGCCAGCACGCCCGGCGTCTGGCTCAACGGCAATGCCACGCTGCTGACCGAGCTGGTGCGCAATCTGGTGGACAACGCCATCAACTACACGCCATCGACCAGCAAACAGCCAGGCGTGGTCACCGTGCGCGTGCAGGCCGATCATTTCGGCCAGATCCTGCTGCTGCAGGTCGAGGACTCCGGCCCCGGCGTGCCGCTGGCCGAGCGCGAGCTGATCTTCCAGCCCTTTTACCGCGCACTGGGCTCCGAAGCCGACGGCTCCGGCCTGGGTCTGCCCATCGTCATGGAAATCGCACGCCAGCATGGCGCGCAAGTGCTGCTGCAAGACGCCAGGCCCGGCCATGTGCCGCCGGGAGCGCTGTTTACCGTGCGCTTCAAGGCCATGCCGGGACAGCAGTGAAATCGTTCCGCATGCGCACCAACTTGGTGCCCTTGCGGCCTGAAAAACCGCGCCAGACTTGGCTTTGCGCCCCTTTGCCCCGATTCGCATAACGGAAACTGCGTATCTGACAACCTCTCGCTTACCCTAGAATCAATTCGATCATGGGTTGTCTGAGGAGTCGCTTTTTGTGCCACCGCAAGACAGCAATTTGGAATCAACGGATCCAGGGAGCTTTTTGATGCAACGTCGTCAATTCATCTACACCGCCGCTGCTGCCGCAGCCGCTTCTTCCTTCTCCGGCATGAGCATGGCGCAGGACACCTCGCGTCCTCTGCGCATCGTCGTGCCCTTCCCTGCCGGCGGCCCCACCGACATGGTGCCCCGCAACATGCAGGACGTGCTGATCAAGCTGCTGGGCGGCCAGGCCGTAGTGATTGAAAACAAGGCCGGAGCCGGCGGCTCCATCGGCATGGCCGAAGTGGCCCGCGCCACCGACGGCGTGACCTTCGGTATCGCCACGCTGTCCACCCATGGCGTGAACCCCGCCGTGTTCAAGAAGCTGCCCTACGACGCGACCAACGACTTCGTGGGCGTGACCGAGATCGTGAAGGCTCCCGGCGTGCTGGTGATCAACCCCAAGCTGATCCCCGTGAAGACTTTTGCCGAGTTCGTAGCCTACCTCAAGGCCAACCCCGGCAAGGTGTCCTTTGCCACTCCCGGCAACGGCACCATCGGTCACATGTGGGGCGCCCAGTTCCTCAAGAGCACGGGCACCGAAATGCACCACATCCCCTACCGCGGCTCGGCTCCGGCCATCAACGACGTGCTGGGCAACCAGGTGCCGGTCTACTTCGACCAGGTGAACTCTTCGCTGCCCCATATCAAGTCGGGCAAGGTGCGCGCCCTGGCCGTGTCCTGGCACGAGCGCCTGGACGTGCTGCCCGATGTGCAGACCTATGCCCAGGCCGGTCACCCCGACCTGAACGAGCCTTCCTGGTTCGGCCTGGTGGCCCCCAAGAACACGCCTGCCGCGCAAGTGGAACGCGTGCAAAAGGCCATCGTTGCCGCGCTGAAGGACCCCGCCGTCAAGCAGCGCATGGCTGCTCAAGGCCTGTATCCCTCGGGCACATCGAGCGCTGACTTCACCAAGCAGATCTCCAGCGAAGTGGCCAAGATGAAGAAGCTGGCCGCAGCGGCCAATATTCATCTGGACTAAAAACAGGAGCTGGTTGCGCTTGCTGTAACTGGTTTTCCAATACAAAAGGCCTGCAAATGCAGGCCTTTCTTGCGATAGAAGCTACAAAAATTACTTGACGCAGGCTTGCAATGCCTTGGGCACCAGGTTCTTGCCAGCCAGCGCGGCCACTTCGTTGCGGAAGGTGGGTGTGGCCTTGGGCAGGCGCAGCGCATAGGTAGTCACATCGGGGCGCTCCTGCACCACGCGTGCGGTACGCACGCCCTGGCGCGCAAACGTGGCCAGCTGGCGCTGCGCAGCTTCTTCGGTAGAGAAACGGCCCAGAGACAAGCCCGGCTCCAGATTGCCACCCGCTCGGTCAAAGTCGATATTCATCAGACGCAGCTCGCCGCGCTTGCGGTCCAGGAATTCGGTATCGGGGAACTTGCCCATATAGACCATCCAGCGCCCGCCCTGGTGGCTGGCCACCAGCTCCCAGTCGCTCTTGGACTTGCCCGCCAGCGCACGGCGAATGCTGTCGGCCTGCGCCTCCTCGATGCCGCTGGCCTGATAGCAGGTCTCGGGCTCCTTGACCGCTGTTTTGGCGTCCTTTGCAGGCTTGGCGTCCTCGGCCTTGGCCTCGGGCTTGCTGTCCGCCTGCGCATCGGGCCTGGATGCGGGCGCACCATCGTCCACCGCGGGTGCCTCGGACGGCTCGGTTTTTGCGGGTTCGGGAGCCGGCGCGGCTTCAGGCTGCTGCAATACCAGCGCATCGGGCTTGATCTGCTCCTGCAGGCGCTGCGGCTCGGACTGCAGCTCCGGCGCCAGCCCCATGCCGGCCAGATAGCCGTGGCTCCACAGGTAGTAGCCGGCGTTGCCCAGCACCAGGAGCAGAAAAACGATTCTCAGCATGGCGTTCCCATATCAATGTTATCCGCCAGGTTACAGCCCCTGCATGGCCTGTGAACCCGGCGCATTCCAATCGCGGGCAGCCGAGCAAGGGCCGCCCCGCAGCGAGGGCTGCGTCCTTCTCCACTTGCGCGCAGCGCGTAGAGAGAGGAGGAAGGCGCAAAGCGCCTCAGGAGGTGCTTCATTTCAAGCCTGCAACGGGCTGCTGGCCGGACGCACGCTGATTTCCGAGCTGGTCACGGCCTGTAGCCCCGCAGCGGTGCGCACCAGAAAGCCGCCATCGGCCGCCACACCCTGGGCGATGCCGCTCGTGCCGTCGCTCAGACTCACTTCGCGCCCGGCCAGCAGATCGCGCTGGGCAAAGCGCTGCATCAGCGGCACAAAACCGTGTCGGGCAAAGCTCTGCACCTCGGCCACCAGATTGGGCAATATGCAGGCCAGGGCCGTGGGCGCGTCCAGCGCGGCATCCAGCTCCTGCAGGCAGGCCGGAGCCGTGCGCATGCCGTCACCGGGGCGGGGACGGACATTGATGCCGATGCCTATCACCACGTAGCGCGGCGCCGTCATATCGTGCTGCTGCGTGCCGACGAAGCTTGCGGTCTCGATCAGAATGCCGGCCAGCTTGCGGTCGCCTTCCAGCCACAGATCGTTGGGCCATTTGATGCCGATGCGCGGCGTGGCGCTGCCGGCAACCGGCAGATGGGGCTGCAGGCTCTCAGCCACACTCACGCCCACCGCCAGCGACAGCCCCGACCAGTCGCGCGGCGCCAGCGGCAGGCCCAGCGAGAACATCAGCGAATCCCCGACGCCGCTGACCCAGTTGCGCCCCAGCCGGCCACGGCCCTGCGTCTGCTGCTCGGCAATCAGCAGCACCGGCTCCGTCAGCCCGTCGCGCGCGCGGCGCATGAGCTCGGTGTTGCTCGAGCCAATGGTCGGCAGCACCTCGACCGTGAAGCCCGGCAACTGCGGTGCAATGGCTTCCCACAGGGCTTCGGCATTCCAGTGAATCGGCTGAGTCATTTTCTTTATCCAAAATTTCTATGCAGCGAGCACGCCTTGAACAAGCATGTTCCAACTCAGAGACGCCGAGCAAGAGCCGCCTCGCGGCGATGGCGTCGTCCCCCTCCCGCATTGCGAAGCAACGCGAGAGAGGGGGAAGCGGCGGGGCCGCCTAGGCAAAGCCGCTCAGGGGGTGCCGTGAGGCATCGGCGGCTTCCAGCCCCTTTTCGGCGCCAGCATGGTGCCACGGCAG
This DNA window, taken from Comamonas testosteroni TK102, encodes the following:
- a CDS encoding sensor histidine kinase — translated: MKIFQREQRSLFGEILDWMLTPLLLLWPVSLALTWLVAQGLANKPFDRALEYNAQALAQLVIVQRGKVQFNLPQSASEILRADESDTVFFQVRGTRGEYLAGERDLPRPPTTDEDPPTGTVLLRDEEYKGIDLRVAYIWVRMPLPGEPSALVQVAETREKRSVLATEIIKGVMLPQFVILPLAALLVWLALARGIKPLHRLEERIRARKPEDLSPINHKDVPLEVVPLVDSVNDLLQRLHDSIATQKRFLADAAHQLKTPLAGLRMQADLAQREGTNTEDLKRSLAQIGRSSMRATHTVNQLLALARAESAVPAMQGCNLVRIVTEVVQDCLPRAMDKHIDLGYEGAGASTPGVWLNGNATLLTELVRNLVDNAINYTPSTSKQPGVVTVRVQADHFGQILLLQVEDSGPGVPLAERELIFQPFYRALGSEADGSGLGLPIVMEIARQHGAQVLLQDARPGHVPPGALFTVRFKAMPGQQ
- a CDS encoding biotin--[acetyl-CoA-carboxylase] ligase, whose product is MTQPIHWNAEALWEAIAPQLPGFTVEVLPTIGSSNTELMRRARDGLTEPVLLIAEQQTQGRGRLGRNWVSGVGDSLMFSLGLPLAPRDWSGLSLAVGVSVAESLQPHLPVAGSATPRIGIKWPNDLWLEGDRKLAGILIETASFVGTQQHDMTAPRYVVIGIGINVRPRPGDGMRTAPACLQELDAALDAPTALACILPNLVAEVQSFARHGFVPLMQRFAQRDLLAGREVSLSDGTSGIAQGVAADGGFLVRTAAGLQAVTSSEISVRPASSPLQA
- a CDS encoding tripartite tricarboxylate transporter substrate-binding protein, producing the protein MQRRQFIYTAAAAAAASSFSGMSMAQDTSRPLRIVVPFPAGGPTDMVPRNMQDVLIKLLGGQAVVIENKAGAGGSIGMAEVARATDGVTFGIATLSTHGVNPAVFKKLPYDATNDFVGVTEIVKAPGVLVINPKLIPVKTFAEFVAYLKANPGKVSFATPGNGTIGHMWGAQFLKSTGTEMHHIPYRGSAPAINDVLGNQVPVYFDQVNSSLPHIKSGKVRALAVSWHERLDVLPDVQTYAQAGHPDLNEPSWFGLVAPKNTPAAQVERVQKAIVAALKDPAVKQRMAAQGLYPSGTSSADFTKQISSEVAKMKKLAAAANIHLD